A single Pan troglodytes isolate AG18354 chromosome 19, NHGRI_mPanTro3-v2.0_pri, whole genome shotgun sequence DNA region contains:
- the LOC129137698 gene encoding LOW QUALITY PROTEIN: protein mago nashi homolog (The sequence of the model RefSeq protein was modified relative to this genomic sequence to represent the inferred CDS: deleted 1 base in 1 codon; substituted 1 base at 1 genomic stop codon) — MIRKEAYVHKSMMEELKSIIDDSEITKEDDALWPPPNRVGRQELEIIIGDEHISFTTSKIGSLIDVSQSKDPEGLXVFYYPVQDLKCLVFSLTGLHFKIKPI; from the exons ATGATCAGAAAAGAGGCTTATGTACATAAAAGTATGATGGAGGAACTGAAGAGTATAATTGATGACAGTGAAATTACCAAAGAGGATGATGCATTATGGCCTCCTCCTAACCGAGTGGGCCGGCAGGAGCTTGAAATCATTATTGGAGATGAACACATTTCTTTTACAACATCAAAAATTGGTTCCCTTATTGATGTCAGTCAATCCAAGGATCCAGAAGGCTTATGAGTATTTTATTATCCTGTCCAGGAC CTGAAGTGTTTGGTCTTCAGTCTTACTGGATTACACTTCAAGATTAAACCAATCTAA
- the TMEM220 gene encoding transmembrane protein 220 isoform X12, whose product MAPALWRACNGLMAAFFALAAFVQVVYTIPAVLTLLVGLNPEVTGNVIWKSISAIHILFCMVWAVGLASYLLHRTQQNILHEEEGRELSGLVIITAWIILCHSSSKQSLALLLRLVCSGAILAYCNLCLPGSSNSPASASQVAGITSRCHHIQFLCF is encoded by the exons ATGGCGCCTGCCCTGTGGCGGGCCTGCAACGGACTCATGGCCGCCTTCTTCGCGCTGGCGGCCTTCGTGCAG GTGGTGTACACAATCCCTGCAGTACTGACCCTGCTTGTTGGACTTAACCCTGAAGTCACAG GTAATGTTATTTGGAAAAGTATCTCTGCAATACACATACTCTTTTGTATGGTGTGGGCTGTTGGCTTGGCGTCCTACCTCTTGCATCGTACACAACAGAACATCTTACATGAGGAAGAAGGCAG GGAGCTGTCTGGTCTGGTGATTATTACAGCATGGATTATCCTGTGCCACAGTTCCTCAAA acagagtcttgctctgttgctcaggctggtgtgcagtggcgcgatcttggcttactgcaacctctgcctcccgggttcaagcaattctcctgcgtcagcctcccaagtagctgggattacaagcaggtgccaccacatccaatttttgtgtttttag
- the TMEM220 gene encoding transmembrane protein 220 isoform X11, producing MAPALWRACNGLMAAFFALAAFVQVNDPDAEVWVVVYTIPAVLTLLVGLNPEVTGNVIWKSISAIHILFCMVWAVGLASYLLHRTQQNILHEEEGRELSGLVIITAWIILCHSSSKCD from the exons ATGGCGCCTGCCCTGTGGCGGGCCTGCAACGGACTCATGGCCGCCTTCTTCGCGCTGGCGGCCTTCGTGCAG GTAAATGACCCAGATGCAGAGGTGTGGGTG GTGGTGTACACAATCCCTGCAGTACTGACCCTGCTTGTTGGACTTAACCCTGAAGTCACAG GTAATGTTATTTGGAAAAGTATCTCTGCAATACACATACTCTTTTGTATGGTGTGGGCTGTTGGCTTGGCGTCCTACCTCTTGCATCGTACACAACAGAACATCTTACATGAGGAAGAAGGCAG GGAGCTGTCTGGTCTGGTGATTATTACAGCATGGATTATCCTGTGCCACAGTTCCTCAAA
- the TMEM220 gene encoding transmembrane protein 220 isoform X9 → MAPALWRACNGLMAAFFALAAFVQVVYTIPAVLTLLVGLNPEVTGNVIWKSISAIHILFCMVWAVGLASYLLHRTQQNILHEEEGRNPVGGRIQLAIAIVITLFPFISWVYIYINKEMRSSWPTHCKTVI, encoded by the exons ATGGCGCCTGCCCTGTGGCGGGCCTGCAACGGACTCATGGCCGCCTTCTTCGCGCTGGCGGCCTTCGTGCAG GTGGTGTACACAATCCCTGCAGTACTGACCCTGCTTGTTGGACTTAACCCTGAAGTCACAG GTAATGTTATTTGGAAAAGTATCTCTGCAATACACATACTCTTTTGTATGGTGTGGGCTGTTGGCTTGGCGTCCTACCTCTTGCATCGTACACAACAGAACATCTTACATGAGGAAGAAGGCAG gaATCCAGTTGGTGGAAGAATTCAATTGGCTATTGCCATTGTAATCACACTTTTCCCATTTATCTCATGGGTCTACATATATATTAACAAGGAAATGCGGTCCTCTTGGCCAACTCACTGCAAGAcagtaatttaa
- the TMEM220 gene encoding transmembrane protein 220 isoform X4 has translation MAPALWRACNGLMAAFFALAAFVQVNDPDAEVWVVVYTIPAVLTLLVGLNPEVTGNVIWKSISAIHILFCMVWAVGLASYLLHRTQQNILHEEEGRELSGLVIITAWIILCHSSSKIYPDVGRMRWLTPIIPALWEAEVGRSQVQEFETSLAKW, from the exons ATGGCGCCTGCCCTGTGGCGGGCCTGCAACGGACTCATGGCCGCCTTCTTCGCGCTGGCGGCCTTCGTGCAG GTAAATGACCCAGATGCAGAGGTGTGGGTG GTGGTGTACACAATCCCTGCAGTACTGACCCTGCTTGTTGGACTTAACCCTGAAGTCACAG GTAATGTTATTTGGAAAAGTATCTCTGCAATACACATACTCTTTTGTATGGTGTGGGCTGTTGGCTTGGCGTCCTACCTCTTGCATCGTACACAACAGAACATCTTACATGAGGAAGAAGGCAG GGAGCTGTCTGGTCTGGTGATTATTACAGCATGGATTATCCTGTGCCACAGTTCCTCAAA AATTTATCCTGATgtaggccggatgcggtggctcacacctataatcccagcactttgggaggctgaggtgggcagatcacaagtccaggagttcgagaccagcctggccaaatggtga
- the TMEM220 gene encoding transmembrane protein 220 isoform X2 encodes MAPALWRACNGLMAAFFALAAFVQVNDPDAEVWVVVYTIPAVLTLLVGLNPEVTGNVIWKSISAIHILFCMVWAVGLASYLLHRTQQNILHEEEGRELSGLVIITAWIILCHSSSKWSLALSPRLECNGAISVHYNLHLLGSSDSPALASQVAGTTGTCHHAQM; translated from the exons ATGGCGCCTGCCCTGTGGCGGGCCTGCAACGGACTCATGGCCGCCTTCTTCGCGCTGGCGGCCTTCGTGCAG GTAAATGACCCAGATGCAGAGGTGTGGGTG GTGGTGTACACAATCCCTGCAGTACTGACCCTGCTTGTTGGACTTAACCCTGAAGTCACAG GTAATGTTATTTGGAAAAGTATCTCTGCAATACACATACTCTTTTGTATGGTGTGGGCTGTTGGCTTGGCGTCCTACCTCTTGCATCGTACACAACAGAACATCTTACATGAGGAAGAAGGCAG GGAGCTGTCTGGTCTGGTGATTATTACAGCATGGATTATCCTGTGCCACAGTTCCTCAAA atggagtcttgctctgtcccccaggctggagtgcaatggcgcgatctcagttcactacaatctccacctcctgggttcaagtgattctcctgccttagcctcccaagtagctgggactacaggcacctgccaccatgcccag
- the TMEM220 gene encoding transmembrane protein 220 isoform X3, giving the protein MAPALWRACNGLMAAFFALAAFVQVNDPDAEVWVVVYTIPAVLTLLVGLNPEVTGNVIWKSISAIHILFCMVWAVGLASYLLHRTQQNILHEEEGRELSGLVIITAWIILCHSSSKNPVGGRIQLAIAIVITLFPFISWVYIYINKEMRSSWPTHCKTVI; this is encoded by the exons ATGGCGCCTGCCCTGTGGCGGGCCTGCAACGGACTCATGGCCGCCTTCTTCGCGCTGGCGGCCTTCGTGCAG GTAAATGACCCAGATGCAGAGGTGTGGGTG GTGGTGTACACAATCCCTGCAGTACTGACCCTGCTTGTTGGACTTAACCCTGAAGTCACAG GTAATGTTATTTGGAAAAGTATCTCTGCAATACACATACTCTTTTGTATGGTGTGGGCTGTTGGCTTGGCGTCCTACCTCTTGCATCGTACACAACAGAACATCTTACATGAGGAAGAAGGCAG GGAGCTGTCTGGTCTGGTGATTATTACAGCATGGATTATCCTGTGCCACAGTTCCTCAAA gaATCCAGTTGGTGGAAGAATTCAATTGGCTATTGCCATTGTAATCACACTTTTCCCATTTATCTCATGGGTCTACATATATATTAACAAGGAAATGCGGTCCTCTTGGCCAACTCACTGCAAGAcagtaatttaa
- the TMEM220 gene encoding transmembrane protein 220 isoform X8, translated as MAPALWRACNGLMAAFFALAAFVQVNDPDAEVWVVVYTIPAVLTLLVGLNPEVTGNVIWKSISAIHILFCMVWAVGLASYLLHRTQQNILHEEEGRNPVGGRIQLAIAIVITLFPFISWVYIYINKEMRSSWPTHCKTVI; from the exons ATGGCGCCTGCCCTGTGGCGGGCCTGCAACGGACTCATGGCCGCCTTCTTCGCGCTGGCGGCCTTCGTGCAG GTAAATGACCCAGATGCAGAGGTGTGGGTG GTGGTGTACACAATCCCTGCAGTACTGACCCTGCTTGTTGGACTTAACCCTGAAGTCACAG GTAATGTTATTTGGAAAAGTATCTCTGCAATACACATACTCTTTTGTATGGTGTGGGCTGTTGGCTTGGCGTCCTACCTCTTGCATCGTACACAACAGAACATCTTACATGAGGAAGAAGGCAG gaATCCAGTTGGTGGAAGAATTCAATTGGCTATTGCCATTGTAATCACACTTTTCCCATTTATCTCATGGGTCTACATATATATTAACAAGGAAATGCGGTCCTCTTGGCCAACTCACTGCAAGAcagtaatttaa
- the TMEM220 gene encoding transmembrane protein 220 isoform X10, giving the protein MAPALWRACNGLMAAFFALAAFVQVNDPDAEVWVVVYTIPAVLTLLVGLNPEVTGNVIWKSISAIHILFCMVWAVGLASYLLHRTQQNILHEEEGRELSGLVIITAWIILCHSSSNHEE; this is encoded by the exons ATGGCGCCTGCCCTGTGGCGGGCCTGCAACGGACTCATGGCCGCCTTCTTCGCGCTGGCGGCCTTCGTGCAG GTAAATGACCCAGATGCAGAGGTGTGGGTG GTGGTGTACACAATCCCTGCAGTACTGACCCTGCTTGTTGGACTTAACCCTGAAGTCACAG GTAATGTTATTTGGAAAAGTATCTCTGCAATACACATACTCTTTTGTATGGTGTGGGCTGTTGGCTTGGCGTCCTACCTCTTGCATCGTACACAACAGAACATCTTACATGAGGAAGAAGGCAG GGAGCTGTCTGGTCTGGTGATTATTACAGCATGGATTATCCTGTGCCACAGTTCCTCAAA CCATGAAGAGTGA
- the TMEM220 gene encoding transmembrane protein 220 isoform X6: MAPALWRACNGLMAAFFALAAFVQVVYTIPAVLTLLVGLNPEVTGNVIWKSISAIHILFCMVWAVGLASYLLHRTQQNILHEEEGRELSGLVIITAWIILCHSSSKNPVGGRIQLAIAIVITLFPFISWVYIYINKEMRSSWPTHCKTVI; this comes from the exons ATGGCGCCTGCCCTGTGGCGGGCCTGCAACGGACTCATGGCCGCCTTCTTCGCGCTGGCGGCCTTCGTGCAG GTGGTGTACACAATCCCTGCAGTACTGACCCTGCTTGTTGGACTTAACCCTGAAGTCACAG GTAATGTTATTTGGAAAAGTATCTCTGCAATACACATACTCTTTTGTATGGTGTGGGCTGTTGGCTTGGCGTCCTACCTCTTGCATCGTACACAACAGAACATCTTACATGAGGAAGAAGGCAG GGAGCTGTCTGGTCTGGTGATTATTACAGCATGGATTATCCTGTGCCACAGTTCCTCAAA gaATCCAGTTGGTGGAAGAATTCAATTGGCTATTGCCATTGTAATCACACTTTTCCCATTTATCTCATGGGTCTACATATATATTAACAAGGAAATGCGGTCCTCTTGGCCAACTCACTGCAAGAcagtaatttaa
- the TMEM220 gene encoding transmembrane protein 220 isoform X7 produces MAPALWRACNGLMAAFFALAAFVQVVYTIPAVLTLLVGLNPEVTGNVIWKSISAIHILFCMVWAVGLASYLLHRTQQNILHEEEGRELSGLVIITAWIILCHSSSKIYPDVGRMRWLTPIIPALWEAEVGRSQVQEFETSLAKW; encoded by the exons ATGGCGCCTGCCCTGTGGCGGGCCTGCAACGGACTCATGGCCGCCTTCTTCGCGCTGGCGGCCTTCGTGCAG GTGGTGTACACAATCCCTGCAGTACTGACCCTGCTTGTTGGACTTAACCCTGAAGTCACAG GTAATGTTATTTGGAAAAGTATCTCTGCAATACACATACTCTTTTGTATGGTGTGGGCTGTTGGCTTGGCGTCCTACCTCTTGCATCGTACACAACAGAACATCTTACATGAGGAAGAAGGCAG GGAGCTGTCTGGTCTGGTGATTATTACAGCATGGATTATCCTGTGCCACAGTTCCTCAAA AATTTATCCTGATgtaggccggatgcggtggctcacacctataatcccagcactttgggaggctgaggtgggcagatcacaagtccaggagttcgagaccagcctggccaaatggtga
- the TMEM220 gene encoding transmembrane protein 220 isoform X5, protein MAPALWRACNGLMAAFFALAAFVQVVYTIPAVLTLLVGLNPEVTGNVIWKSISAIHILFCMVWAVGLASYLLHRTQQNILHEEEGRELSGLVIITAWIILCHSSSKWSLALSPRLECNGAISVHYNLHLLGSSDSPALASQVAGTTGTCHHAQM, encoded by the exons ATGGCGCCTGCCCTGTGGCGGGCCTGCAACGGACTCATGGCCGCCTTCTTCGCGCTGGCGGCCTTCGTGCAG GTGGTGTACACAATCCCTGCAGTACTGACCCTGCTTGTTGGACTTAACCCTGAAGTCACAG GTAATGTTATTTGGAAAAGTATCTCTGCAATACACATACTCTTTTGTATGGTGTGGGCTGTTGGCTTGGCGTCCTACCTCTTGCATCGTACACAACAGAACATCTTACATGAGGAAGAAGGCAG GGAGCTGTCTGGTCTGGTGATTATTACAGCATGGATTATCCTGTGCCACAGTTCCTCAAA atggagtcttgctctgtcccccaggctggagtgcaatggcgcgatctcagttcactacaatctccacctcctgggttcaagtgattctcctgccttagcctcccaagtagctgggactacaggcacctgccaccatgcccag